A region from the Bradyrhizobium erythrophlei genome encodes:
- a CDS encoding DUF6492 family protein: MTPTYLPDLKRCELLAESLDRTTPDVPHYLIVDRRDLAAFRHLEGHRRHLIESETLLGKWIWRMPGRKSFWLSLKAPPVRGWIIQQILKIAVIEAVPEQILVFCDSDTAFFRKFSREDLLVDGKVGLLDVDLAGERQWTATARRLLGLAENHGIGSRTHVGNMICWNREIIKAMQQRIEQSTGLDWKLALARTTHFSEYMIYGIFVCEVLGYDRVDHAPSSVPLVKPSWHIPLLTDSDIEAFFADFDPRTVAVMIHSKDRIDPMRYRKYLEMQWNKID, encoded by the coding sequence GTGACCCCAACCTACCTGCCGGATCTTAAGCGATGTGAACTCCTTGCGGAATCTCTCGATCGTACCACGCCAGATGTACCACACTACCTCATAGTCGACCGACGAGATCTCGCAGCCTTCCGACATTTAGAGGGGCACAGGCGACACCTCATAGAGTCCGAGACTTTATTGGGTAAATGGATTTGGAGAATGCCGGGTCGAAAGAGTTTCTGGCTAAGTCTAAAGGCACCGCCAGTGCGGGGTTGGATCATCCAGCAGATTTTAAAGATCGCGGTGATTGAGGCCGTTCCCGAACAAATATTGGTCTTTTGCGACTCTGACACGGCATTCTTTCGTAAATTTAGCCGCGAGGACCTTCTTGTCGATGGGAAGGTCGGTTTGCTTGATGTAGACCTCGCCGGAGAACGCCAGTGGACCGCTACGGCCCGCCGCTTGTTAGGCCTTGCCGAAAACCACGGTATCGGCTCTCGTACCCATGTCGGCAATATGATCTGCTGGAACCGCGAAATCATAAAGGCGATGCAGCAAAGAATCGAACAAAGCACAGGACTAGACTGGAAACTTGCTCTCGCGCGGACAACACATTTCTCTGAGTATATGATTTATGGAATTTTCGTTTGTGAGGTGCTGGGATACGATCGCGTCGACCATGCGCCGTCGTCGGTGCCGCTTGTCAAGCCTTCTTGGCACATACCGCTGCTAACGGATTCGGACATCGAAGCATTTTTCGCCGATTTTGACCCAAGAACCGTGGCGGTTATGATTCACTCCAAAGACCGCATTGACCCGATGCGATACCGCAAGTACCTTGAGATGCAGTGGAATAAAATTGATTAA
- the tnpC gene encoding IS66 family transposase, with translation MIIAERAARVEAEALAARAQAAAVNAEAEAANARADLSSTEALISHYKLEIEKLRRQLYGTRSERTARLLEQMELQLEELEATATEDELAAEQAAARSQAVQSFQRKRPSRRPFPDHLPRERVVIPAPASCPCCGSDRLSKLGEDITETLEVVPQQWKVIRTVREKFSCRACETIAQPPAPFHVTPRGFAGPSLLAMILFEKYGQHQPLNRQSERYAREGVDLSLSTLADLVGACTTVLQPLHALIEAHVLGAERLHGDDTHVPILAKGKTIKGHIWTYVRDDRPFGGRAPPAALYYASRDRRHEHPLRHLRGFAGILQADAYNGYNELYDPSRAKGPITSALCWAHARRQFFELADIGANARRGKNAGAISPIALEAVRRIDALFEIERGINGVAAAERLRIRKEQSAPLLEALEAWLREQRGRLSRSASVAEPIDYMLKRWDRFAHFINDGRVCLTNNAAERALRGFALGRKSWLFAGSDRGAERAAAMATLIMTAKLNDIDPQAWLADVLARIANLPQGRLHELLPWNWNAHVRTVAPHQAA, from the coding sequence ATGATCATCGCCGAGCGCGCCGCACGGGTTGAGGCGGAAGCGCTGGCGGCAAGGGCGCAGGCTGCGGCGGTGAATGCCGAGGCCGAGGCCGCCAATGCGAGAGCGGACCTGTCGAGCACGGAAGCGCTGATCAGCCACTACAAGCTCGAGATCGAGAAGCTGCGTCGCCAGCTTTATGGCACCCGTTCCGAACGCACGGCACGCCTGCTGGAGCAGATGGAGCTTCAGCTTGAGGAATTGGAAGCAACCGCCACCGAGGATGAACTGGCGGCCGAGCAGGCGGCGGCCAGATCCCAGGCCGTCCAGTCGTTCCAGCGCAAGCGGCCATCGCGCAGGCCGTTCCCCGACCACCTGCCGCGCGAGCGCGTGGTGATTCCGGCGCCGGCCAGCTGTCCCTGCTGCGGCTCGGACCGGCTGTCGAAGCTTGGCGAAGACATCACCGAGACGCTGGAAGTTGTTCCGCAGCAGTGGAAGGTGATCCGGACCGTGCGCGAGAAGTTCTCCTGTCGGGCCTGCGAGACGATCGCCCAGCCTCCGGCGCCGTTCCATGTGACGCCGCGCGGCTTCGCCGGGCCGAGCCTGCTGGCGATGATCCTGTTCGAGAAGTACGGCCAGCATCAGCCCTTGAACCGGCAGAGCGAGCGCTATGCCCGGGAAGGCGTCGATCTGAGCTTGTCGACGCTGGCCGACCTTGTCGGGGCCTGCACGACCGTGCTGCAGCCACTGCACGCACTGATCGAGGCACATGTGCTCGGTGCCGAGCGCCTGCACGGCGACGACACACATGTACCGATCCTGGCGAAGGGCAAGACGATCAAGGGACACATCTGGACCTATGTCCGCGACGACCGCCCCTTTGGCGGCCGGGCGCCGCCGGCGGCGCTGTATTATGCCTCACGCGACCGGCGGCACGAACATCCCCTGCGGCATCTTCGGGGCTTCGCCGGCATCCTGCAGGCCGATGCCTACAACGGCTACAACGAGTTGTACGATCCCTCGCGCGCGAAGGGGCCGATCACGTCGGCGCTGTGCTGGGCTCATGCCAGGAGGCAGTTCTTCGAGCTGGCGGACATCGGTGCCAATGCAAGGCGGGGCAAGAATGCAGGAGCGATCTCGCCGATCGCGCTGGAGGCAGTCAGGCGGATTGACGCCCTGTTCGAGATCGAGCGCGGCATCAACGGGGTTGCCGCTGCCGAGCGGCTGCGCATCCGTAAGGAGCAGAGCGCGCCGCTCCTGGAGGCTCTGGAAGCCTGGCTGCGCGAGCAGCGTGGCCGCCTGTCGCGCTCGGCCTCGGTTGCCGAGCCGATCGACTATATGCTCAAGCGATGGGATCGGTTCGCTCACTTTATCAATGACGGCAGGGTCTGCCTGACCAACAACGCAGCCGAACGGGCCTTGCGCGGCTTTGCCCTGGGCCGCAAATCCTGGCTGTTCGCCGGCTCCGATCGTGGTGCCGAGCGTGCTGCCGCCATGGCGACCCTGATCATGACGGCCAAGCTCAACGACATCGACCCACAGGCCTGGCTTGCCGACGTGCTTGCCCGGATCGCCAACCTCCCTCAGGGACGGCTTCATGAACTGCTGCCATGGAATTGGAACGCCCATGTCCGGACTGTCGCGCCACATCAAGCAGCTTGA
- a CDS encoding acyltransferase family protein — MKNYFYGIDVLRFLAAFLVAGFHLGYLNDIADFTPVWLVTWFGWIGVEVFFVISGFVIANSANGKTPAQFLRGRALRLYPAVWFCATLTLIVRSFSETDLLPAYLRSIMLIPKGPWIDDVYWTLAVEVGFYCLVFLLLLARMFSQLSRAALALTLFSSISLIILATKYGPVGLVERGNVLLARHGCFFALGAWIWISTTRRLLPWERIALTVAIVACIGEIYLRGREFLPAGKMEWMLSPVVVWFAAVACIFIFSRPGKPISEAASRRIRTLGLMTYPLYLVHHIVGLTIERHFLFAGKWFALVVSVLSAIAISWIVCALWEPSIKRLMRRDWNFTHTS, encoded by the coding sequence GTGAAAAACTACTTTTACGGCATCGACGTTCTGCGCTTTCTTGCGGCGTTCTTAGTCGCCGGTTTTCATCTCGGTTACTTGAACGACATTGCGGACTTCACGCCGGTCTGGCTCGTCACATGGTTCGGCTGGATCGGCGTCGAGGTATTTTTCGTTATCTCTGGTTTTGTCATTGCCAATTCTGCGAACGGCAAAACACCTGCCCAATTCCTGAGAGGCCGAGCGCTGCGGCTTTATCCGGCTGTCTGGTTCTGTGCGACGCTGACGCTGATAGTGAGGTCGTTTAGCGAAACTGACTTACTGCCAGCCTATCTTAGATCAATAATGCTGATTCCGAAGGGGCCATGGATCGACGATGTCTATTGGACTCTTGCAGTAGAAGTCGGCTTCTACTGCCTGGTCTTCCTACTGCTATTGGCGCGCATGTTTTCGCAGTTAAGTCGCGCGGCATTGGCACTCACGCTATTCAGCTCAATATCGCTCATAATCCTCGCGACGAAATATGGCCCGGTTGGATTGGTCGAACGCGGTAACGTATTGCTAGCACGTCACGGTTGCTTTTTTGCGCTGGGAGCATGGATCTGGATATCGACTACGCGACGATTATTACCCTGGGAGCGCATTGCATTGACGGTCGCGATTGTCGCCTGCATCGGCGAAATTTACTTGCGTGGGCGGGAATTTCTTCCTGCCGGCAAAATGGAGTGGATGCTATCCCCGGTCGTCGTGTGGTTCGCAGCCGTCGCCTGCATCTTCATATTCTCCCGACCGGGTAAGCCCATTTCCGAGGCAGCCTCACGGCGCATCCGGACTCTTGGCTTGATGACTTATCCACTATATCTCGTTCACCATATCGTCGGGCTTACGATTGAGCGACATTTCCTTTTTGCCGGAAAATGGTTCGCTCTTGTTGTTAGCGTGCTTTCAGCCATCGCCATCAGTTGGATAGTTTGTGCATTATGGGAGCCATCGATCAAGCGCTTAATGCGCCGTGACTGGAACTTTACACATACCTCTTGA
- a CDS encoding oligosaccharide flippase family protein: protein MTISTRTLVKGTVWTIGAYGVGTVLRTVTNIVLARLLAPDIFGTMLIVYTLRMGIELISDVGINQNIVYNKNADNPEFYNTAWTLQLLRSIALWLLFIAAAVPIASFYNSPILAVVVPITSFSLVLSGLTSLSKSLLQKRMRIAKLNVYDLIMTVIGSGATIIFAYLDPTIWALVFGGLFSSAASMVGSYFLLTNVRHRFYISKHFAREILSYGKWIFASSIVFFLSMYVDRLYLGKFIPVELLGVYGIARSISDLTGNLTMRFGNIVLFPFVSSHAQTPRAKLHDLLAPLRVKFLLLAASGFAVFVATADFAIRIFYDQRYQSASWILPLLVMGSWFSVLAYVNESIVLGLGKPSYGAASNGTKLAFLAVGLPLMVGLFGLLGGVMVVALADLARYFPILIGQRRQKFSFGMQDLLLTMAVVLIVGSLEWLRWISGFGTSFDTLPIDWSHFEFLKWTRHL, encoded by the coding sequence ATGACTATTTCGACACGAACTCTCGTTAAGGGCACCGTCTGGACGATCGGCGCCTACGGCGTAGGTACAGTCCTCCGAACCGTAACAAACATCGTCCTGGCGCGCTTGTTGGCGCCCGACATCTTCGGCACGATGTTGATCGTCTATACCCTGAGGATGGGTATCGAATTGATTTCGGATGTCGGCATCAACCAAAACATCGTCTACAACAAAAACGCGGACAATCCTGAATTCTACAATACGGCGTGGACTCTGCAGCTTTTGCGCAGCATAGCTCTTTGGCTTTTGTTCATCGCTGCAGCAGTGCCAATAGCCTCGTTTTATAATTCCCCGATATTGGCCGTGGTCGTGCCTATAACATCATTCAGTCTCGTACTTTCCGGCCTTACATCCCTAAGCAAATCTCTGCTTCAGAAGAGAATGCGGATTGCAAAATTGAATGTCTACGACCTAATCATGACGGTCATCGGCTCAGGCGCCACGATTATATTCGCTTATCTCGACCCTACGATATGGGCTCTGGTTTTCGGCGGCCTTTTTAGCTCGGCGGCCTCCATGGTCGGAAGCTACTTTCTTCTCACCAACGTCAGGCACAGGTTTTATATCTCGAAGCATTTTGCAAGAGAGATCCTGAGCTACGGGAAGTGGATTTTCGCCTCCTCTATCGTCTTCTTTCTCTCAATGTATGTTGACCGCCTTTATCTTGGAAAATTTATTCCCGTCGAGCTACTGGGCGTCTACGGAATTGCACGATCGATCTCCGATCTGACGGGGAACTTGACCATGCGATTTGGAAACATCGTGCTATTCCCGTTTGTTTCATCCCATGCGCAAACACCTCGTGCCAAGCTACACGATTTGCTAGCTCCACTTCGCGTAAAATTTCTCCTCCTAGCCGCCAGTGGTTTCGCGGTGTTTGTCGCCACAGCGGATTTTGCAATCCGGATTTTTTACGACCAGCGCTATCAATCAGCCAGCTGGATATTGCCGCTCCTTGTCATGGGGTCATGGTTCTCAGTCTTAGCCTACGTCAATGAATCGATAGTCCTTGGTTTGGGGAAACCCTCTTATGGTGCAGCTTCGAATGGAACGAAGCTCGCTTTTCTAGCCGTTGGCCTGCCTCTAATGGTCGGGCTCTTCGGCCTGCTTGGGGGTGTCATGGTGGTCGCCCTCGCCGATCTGGCCAGATATTTTCCTATCCTGATCGGACAAAGGCGGCAGAAGTTTTCGTTCGGAATGCAAGATCTGCTTTTGACGATGGCCGTCGTCCTGATCGTCGGGTCATTGGAATGGTTACGTTGGATTTCCGGCTTTGGAACTTCGTTCGATACCCTGCCTATCGACTGGAGCCACTTCGAATTTTTAAAATGGACTCGGCATTTGTGA
- a CDS encoding acyltransferase family protein, with amino-acid sequence MSKEVVTIQYLRGGAAIMVVLHHMLSPTTEIDYIAIPGLGRFGVEIFFVISGFIMWHTTATSDISSIEFWRRRVVRIVPLYWFFLSLLVLTALLFPQLFHSTAITPENVTKSFLFIPHFHVVQTGLIAPILIPGWSLDYEMFFYLVFGLVMFLPSRGLRATILGLCLSGLVLLGFALQPTGALLSTYTNPDLLKFLDGIVLAVIYRAGWLNFPKLGSALIAAGILLSLFAAPTSSFARLDDLLGFSATSIVAGALAMEAGAKRRPNLVFLAIGSASYSIYLSHLFFLRATELVGQRLSLFGVSKAFDATYIVIALTLSIVGGICIHYFVERPILSLRHRRRSVILTDLTPFGSPHGDTSQARPVMLTSVADGQVIPKNKPN; translated from the coding sequence ATGAGCAAAGAAGTCGTCACGATCCAATATTTGCGGGGGGGCGCGGCAATCATGGTCGTTCTCCATCATATGCTAAGCCCGACCACCGAGATCGACTATATCGCCATTCCAGGCCTGGGACGATTTGGCGTCGAGATCTTCTTTGTCATCAGCGGGTTCATCATGTGGCACACAACGGCCACTTCGGACATTTCGTCGATCGAATTCTGGCGTCGCCGGGTTGTTCGCATTGTACCGCTGTACTGGTTCTTTCTCTCCCTACTCGTGCTAACTGCGCTGCTGTTTCCCCAACTATTCCACTCAACGGCGATAACGCCGGAGAACGTGACGAAATCTTTTTTATTCATTCCACACTTTCACGTCGTGCAGACAGGATTGATCGCACCAATCCTTATTCCCGGCTGGTCGCTCGACTACGAAATGTTTTTTTATCTCGTGTTTGGACTTGTCATGTTCCTCCCGTCGCGGGGGCTTCGGGCCACTATCCTCGGACTTTGTCTTTCAGGTCTTGTCTTGCTGGGCTTTGCACTTCAGCCGACGGGCGCCCTGCTTTCAACCTATACCAACCCCGACCTGCTCAAGTTCCTCGATGGTATTGTCCTTGCAGTCATCTACCGGGCCGGCTGGTTGAATTTTCCAAAATTGGGATCCGCCTTGATCGCAGCGGGTATTCTCCTTTCCTTATTTGCGGCTCCCACCAGCAGCTTTGCCAGGCTCGATGACTTGCTAGGTTTCTCGGCAACGTCAATTGTCGCTGGCGCACTTGCTATGGAGGCAGGCGCAAAGCGCCGTCCAAATTTGGTGTTTCTCGCCATTGGAAGCGCGTCGTATTCGATTTATTTGAGCCACCTGTTTTTCTTGAGAGCGACGGAACTAGTTGGGCAACGTCTGTCGCTCTTTGGAGTGAGCAAGGCGTTTGATGCAACCTACATCGTCATCGCGCTGACATTGTCGATCGTCGGAGGGATCTGCATACATTACTTTGTCGAGCGGCCAATCTTATCGCTCCGCCATCGGCGGCGAAGCGTGATTCTGACGGATCTAACTCCATTTGGCAGTCCGCATGGTGATACATCACAAGCTCGACCCGTCATGCTCACTTCGGTGGCGGACGGCCAAGTCATCCCGAAGAATAAACCAAATTAA
- a CDS encoding O-antigen ligase family protein: MLLGFLPFALSFLHLNMAFISWLGWPGYVKGAEFSVVDALAIALYRGSPGTRGPIPFRFVIGLYILATVISAFTSAEPMGALFYSWQLLRMFLVFAAVARGSADPRVPVAVLKGMAAGLLLEFVVSSWQRLALGMVQAPGTMYHQNLLGMIIHFVDLPAFALLMSGQSGRLLAAAVPAGLAVTVLTGSRGTLGFSLLGYAILFVLSSLRSWTARKRKILMFGAAGLAVIIPVAIMSLDKRFDYQAEAITSDYDERAAFEKAARMMLSDNPLGQGANHYVIAANLGGYNNRAGVAMSTGSEGANVHNVYFLVAAETGYPGLIAFILMLLRPLVVAMLCGWDHRNDRRGDLLIGLGVALLTVYVHNFFEWIFVLEETQYMFALDLGLVAGLAVQLGYFTRSSINPSSLRAKHLPIERQRAPVKIAT, encoded by the coding sequence ATGCTTCTAGGATTTCTTCCCTTCGCGCTGAGTTTTTTGCACTTGAACATGGCGTTTATTTCCTGGCTTGGCTGGCCTGGTTATGTAAAGGGAGCCGAGTTCTCTGTTGTGGACGCCCTTGCAATTGCTCTCTATCGCGGCTCGCCGGGAACACGGGGGCCCATCCCATTCCGATTTGTCATAGGACTGTATATCCTTGCTACCGTGATCTCAGCATTTACATCGGCGGAGCCGATGGGAGCGCTGTTTTATTCGTGGCAGCTATTGCGGATGTTTCTGGTCTTCGCTGCAGTCGCAAGAGGGTCTGCCGACCCACGCGTCCCCGTGGCGGTACTTAAAGGCATGGCTGCTGGTCTTCTTTTGGAATTCGTGGTTTCGTCGTGGCAGCGTTTGGCACTCGGGATGGTGCAAGCGCCAGGAACCATGTATCACCAAAATCTTCTCGGTATGATCATCCACTTCGTTGATCTCCCAGCATTTGCTTTGCTGATGAGCGGGCAGTCCGGGCGCCTCTTGGCGGCCGCCGTCCCAGCGGGTCTCGCAGTCACCGTATTGACGGGATCGCGGGGCACACTTGGCTTTTCACTCCTCGGATATGCGATCCTTTTCGTTCTTTCCAGCTTGCGCAGTTGGACGGCTCGGAAGCGCAAAATTCTCATGTTTGGAGCCGCTGGGCTAGCGGTGATTATTCCTGTCGCGATCATGTCGTTAGACAAGCGATTTGACTACCAAGCTGAGGCAATAACCTCTGACTATGACGAACGCGCCGCCTTTGAGAAAGCCGCGAGAATGATGCTGTCCGACAATCCGCTGGGCCAAGGCGCCAATCATTATGTCATCGCTGCCAACCTCGGCGGATACAACAACCGCGCGGGTGTCGCAATGTCCACCGGAAGCGAGGGCGCCAATGTCCATAATGTTTACTTTCTTGTCGCTGCTGAGACTGGATATCCCGGATTGATCGCTTTCATTCTAATGCTGTTGCGCCCCCTTGTTGTGGCCATGCTTTGTGGTTGGGATCATCGCAACGACCGCAGGGGAGATCTTTTGATTGGCCTGGGGGTGGCCCTATTAACTGTATACGTCCACAATTTCTTCGAATGGATCTTCGTACTGGAAGAAACCCAGTATATGTTCGCGCTGGACTTGGGATTGGTGGCTGGCCTCGCGGTCCAACTGGGTTATTTCACTCGATCCTCAATCAATCCGAGCTCGCTTCGCGCAAAACATCTACCGATCGAACGTCAACGCGCGCCCGTTAAGATTGCAACCTAA
- the tnpB gene encoding IS66 family insertion sequence element accessory protein TnpB (TnpB, as the term is used for proteins encoded by IS66 family insertion elements, is considered an accessory protein, since TnpC, encoded by a neighboring gene, is a DDE family transposase.), with translation MIPLPSGVRVWLATGHTDMRKGFASLALLVQEVLKRDPLSGHLFCFRGRRGDLLKVIWHDGQGACLFTKRLERGRFLWPSVADGVVTISPAQLGYLLSGIDWRHPQESWRPTSMG, from the coding sequence ATGATCCCGTTGCCGAGCGGGGTTCGGGTGTGGCTTGCCACCGGCCATACCGATATGCGGAAGGGCTTCGCCAGCCTGGCGCTTCTGGTGCAGGAGGTGCTGAAGCGCGATCCGCTGAGCGGCCATTTGTTCTGCTTCCGGGGCCGGCGCGGCGATCTGTTGAAGGTGATTTGGCATGACGGCCAGGGTGCCTGTCTGTTCACCAAGCGTCTGGAACGCGGCCGGTTCCTGTGGCCGAGCGTGGCCGACGGCGTCGTGACGATCTCACCGGCACAACTCGGCTATCTGTTGTCCGGGATCGACTGGCGTCATCCGCAGGAGAGCTGGCGTCCGACCTCGATGGGATGA
- the tnpA gene encoding IS66-like element accessory protein TnpA yields MSKVSILSGPERRRRWTPAEKRRIVEESLAPCASVIEVARQHDVHPNLLTVWRRQARTGSLGAVGAPRQESEVQFAAVSVAPEPSAWAACAGTGGTIEIAFASGVQLRITGAVDPATLTAAVAALSGGRAR; encoded by the coding sequence GTGAGCAAGGTTTCGATTCTGTCGGGTCCGGAGCGACGGCGGCGTTGGACGCCGGCCGAGAAACGTCGGATCGTCGAGGAAAGTCTTGCGCCTTGTGCCAGCGTTATCGAAGTGGCACGCCAGCATGATGTGCATCCCAATTTGCTGACGGTTTGGCGGCGACAGGCCCGAACGGGTTCATTAGGAGCCGTGGGGGCGCCGCGGCAGGAGAGCGAGGTGCAATTTGCGGCTGTCTCGGTTGCGCCGGAGCCGTCGGCATGGGCGGCTTGTGCCGGAACTGGCGGGACGATCGAGATCGCGTTTGCCAGCGGGGTGCAACTTCGGATCACGGGCGCGGTCGATCCCGCGACGTTGACGGCGGCGGTGGCTGCGCTGTCGGGTGGACGGGCCCGATGA
- a CDS encoding UPF0149 family protein, producing MSGLSRHIKQLDEELLALGEETMLLEELDGFIAGLLACPELIMPGDWLPLVWHEDGADQQPVFEDLDHANRVLGLVMEHYNNVARTLMERPDRYSPLFSVDTRNGDILWELWIEGFEKAVALRPPAWTKLLDADVDTAAAMSGMLLLADIARGEKEVDDCDALMAAAPDKIADWVVILNEWRLANTEPVQGSDPRVIASPRKKVGRNEPCPCGSGKKYKKCCGLN from the coding sequence ATGTCCGGACTGTCGCGCCACATCAAGCAGCTTGACGAGGAACTGCTCGCCCTCGGCGAGGAAACGATGCTGCTCGAAGAGCTTGATGGCTTCATCGCCGGCCTGCTGGCGTGCCCGGAGCTGATCATGCCCGGCGACTGGCTTCCGCTCGTGTGGCATGAGGACGGCGCTGACCAGCAGCCGGTCTTCGAAGACCTTGACCATGCCAACCGTGTTCTCGGTCTCGTCATGGAGCATTACAACAACGTCGCGCGCACACTGATGGAGCGTCCAGACCGCTATAGCCCATTGTTCTCCGTCGACACTCGCAACGGCGATATCCTCTGGGAGCTGTGGATCGAGGGCTTCGAGAAGGCCGTCGCGCTACGCCCGCCAGCCTGGACGAAGCTGCTCGACGCCGATGTGGATACGGCGGCGGCAATGAGCGGAATGCTTCTGCTCGCGGACATCGCCCGAGGAGAAAAGGAGGTGGACGACTGTGATGCGCTCATGGCGGCCGCACCCGACAAGATCGCCGACTGGGTCGTCATCCTCAACGAATGGCGCCTTGCCAACACCGAACCAGTGCAGGGCAGCGACCCAAGGGTCATCGCATCCCCGAGAAAAAAGGTTGGTCGCAACGAGCCATGCCCATGCGGCTCAGGCAAGAAATACAAGAAATGCTGCGGGCTCAATTGA